One Sporomusaceae bacterium genomic window carries:
- a CDS encoding DUF669 domain-containing protein, with protein sequence MAYNNEFGGTDVGMELDWDSEIEKESPEFITLPEGEYEFEVISFERARFNGSEKMPACNQAKLKLQVKVPEGIATINHNLFLHSRTEGILSAFFNCIGQKKHGEKLKMDWNKVIGSKGRAKIGPRVYDGKTFNEVKRFLEPAEEAQPAGSKKFQNGKF encoded by the coding sequence ATGGCTTACAACAACGAATTTGGTGGAACTGACGTAGGGATGGAACTGGACTGGGATTCGGAGATCGAGAAAGAATCTCCGGAATTCATTACGCTGCCCGAGGGCGAGTATGAATTCGAGGTCATCAGCTTCGAGCGCGCCCGCTTCAATGGCAGCGAGAAGATGCCGGCCTGTAATCAGGCAAAACTGAAACTGCAGGTAAAAGTACCTGAAGGCATCGCGACAATCAACCACAATCTTTTCCTGCATTCCCGGACCGAGGGCATCCTGAGCGCGTTTTTCAACTGCATCGGCCAGAAGAAGCACGGCGAAAAGCTGAAGATGGACTGGAATAAAGTCATCGGCTCCAAAGGGCGTGCCAAGATCGGTCCCCGCGTCTACGACGGAAAAACCTTCAACGAGGTCAAGCGTTTCCTGGAGCCTGCGGAGGAAGCCCAGCCCGCCGGCAGCAAGAAGTTCCAAAACGGTAAGTTCTAA